In Luteipulveratus mongoliensis, the DNA window GGTCCCAACGCTCTGAAGTGGGCCATCGCCCGGACCCAGGCGACCTTGAAGAAGGCTCAGAATTCGTAGTGCCCCCACGGCCGTCGAGCCAGCGACAGTCCCGGGTCAGCTGGAGCAGTCCCACGGGGTAGTCGCTCGACGTGGCCGGCTGCTCGCTCTGCTGGTCCTCGTCCTCGTGGCGGTCGTAGCGCTGTCGCTCGTCATCGGCTCGCGCGTGCTCGGGCTGGACGAGGTCTGGCACGGGCTGACGACAGCGCACAGCGTCGGCGACGACAGCGTCGTACGCCGCTTGCGGGTGCCCCGGACGGCGATCGGGCTCCTGGCCGGCATCGCCCTCGGTCTCTCCGGCGCGATCATGCAAGCGGTGACGCGCAACCCGCTGGCCGATCCTGGTCTGCTCGGAGTCAACGCGGGCGCGACGCTGTGCGTCGTTCTCGCGTCCTGGCTCTTCGGCATCGGCAGTGTGCTCGGGCTCGTGTGGTTCGCGCTCGCTGGAGCTGCGGTCGCGTCCGTGGCTGTGTACGCCATCGGCACGGCCGGGAGGGGTGGTGCGTCACCCGTACGCCTGGCGCTCGCGGGTGTCGCGGTGACCGCCGTACTCAACGGCATCGTGCAGGTGACTCTGCTGCGAGATCCGTTGACGTTCGAGCGCTTTCGCTTCTGGCGCGTCGGCTCGCTCACTCGCGCTGACGGCGCGATGGTGTGGCAGCTGCTGCCGTTCGTCGTGGTCGGCACCCTGATCGCGCTGTCGCTGGGACGACTGCTCAACGCCGTCGCACTCGGCGATGACATGGCGCGTTCGTTGGGTGGCAGCGTGCGTCGGACGCGAGCCGCCTCCGTCATCGCAGTCACCTTGCTGTGCGGTGCGGCAACGGCTGCTGTCGGGCCGATCTCGTTCGTAGGCTTGATGATTCCGCACATCGCGCGCCGCATTGTCGGGCCGGACCAGCGCTGGATCCTGGCCTATACCGTCGTCCTCGCGCCGCTGCTCCTGGTGACCGCCGACATCGTGGGTCGTCTCGTCGTACGGCCCGCCGAGCTGCAGGTCGGCCTGGTGACGGCGCTCCTGGGCGCGCCCGTGCTGGTCTGGGTCGTTCGTCGCGGAAGGCTGAGCGAGCTGTGAGCGCCTCCTCTCAGGTCGACGTCAGCATTCCCGGCAGCCTCGCGATCCGGGTGGGTGGCTTCGGCGTCCGGGTGTCCGTCCGTACGCTCGGAGTCGTTCTCGCGCTGCTCGCCATCGTGGCTCTCGTCGCCGTTGTCGCGCTCGGCACAGGCGACTACAGCCTCGGCCCGGCACGTGTGGTGCACGCACTCCTCGGCTCTCCGGACATGCCGTTCGACAAGGTCGTGGTCAGTCAGTGGCGGCTGCCTCGAGTCCTCGGCGCTGTAGTGATCGGCGCGGCGCTCGGCATGTCCGGCGCCATCTTCCAGTCGATGACCCGCAACCCGCTCGGCAGTCCGGACATCATCGGCTTCGAGAGCGGCGCGGTCACTGGCGCCCTCGTCATGATCGTGATCGTCGGCTCCGCCTCCACGCAGGTCGCCGGGGCGGCCATCGTCGGCGGATTCGCTTCTGCTGCAACGGTGTACGTGCTCGCCTACCGCCGAGGCGTGCAAGGCTTCCGGCTGATCCTCACGGGCATCGCGATCGGCGCCATGCTGCTGTCCGTGAACCAGTGGCTGGTCTCGGTGGCCGACCCGGGTGCGGCGATGACCGCGAACGTCTGGACCGTGGGGACGCTCACCGATATCGGCTGGTCGAAGGTCGACCCCGTGCTGCTCGCGGTGGTCGGGCTCTCAGTGGTCATGGTGTTCCTGGCGCGGCCGATGCACCTGCTCGAGCTGGGCGACGATGTGGCGCGCGCTCGTGGCGTGCGTCCGGACCGGACCAGGATCGCAATGCTGGTCGTGGGGGTCCTCCTCACCGCGACGGCAACGGCAGCGGCTGGACCGATCAGCTTCGTGTCCCTGTGCGCACCTCAGCTCGCGCGTCGAGTGACGGGTACGCCCGGTGTGACCGTGGCAGCCTCAGGAGCGATGGGTGCGGCGCTCCTCCTGGTCAGCGACACGGTCAGCAGTCGCCTGCTCGGCGGGCTGCCGGTCGGTGCGATCACGGTCTGTCTCGGGGGAACCTACTTCGTCTGGCTGCTGATCAGAGAGGCTCGTCGCTGATGACCGAACTTGACCCTCGGAGTGCCCGGCTGTCCGGCCGGGGCCTGACCCTGGCGTACGACAACCGCGTCATCAGCGAGCAGCTCGATGTGGTGATCCCGGACGGCAGCTTCACCGTCATCGTCGGCCCCAACGCCTGTGGCAAGTCAACGCTGCTGAGGGCGCTTGGCAACCTGCTGCGACCGGTCTCCGGCGCAGTTGTCCTGGACGGCAAGGACATTCACTCCTACCCAGCCAAAGAGGTCGCCCGACGACTGGGCCTGTTGCCGCAGACGGCCATCGCCCCGGATGGCATCACGGTGGCCGACCTGGTCGGGCGCGGGCGGTTCCCGCATCAGAGCCTGCTGCGCCAGTGGACCCGCGAGGACGAGGTCGCGGTGCAGGAGGCGATGATCCGTACGACGGTGCAGGACCTGGCACATCGGCACGTCGACGAGCTGTCCGGGGGCCAGCGCCAACGGGTCTGGCTCGCCATGGTGCTCGCCCAGCAGACGCCGATCCTGATGCTGGACGAGCCGACGACCTACCTCGACATCGCCCACCAGCTCGACGTGCTCGAGCTGTGCCGCGACCTCAACGAACACTCCGGCCACACGGTCGTCGCCGTGCTGCACGACCTGAACCACGCGGCCCGCTACGCCACACATCTGATCGCCATGCGCGACGGTGCGGTGCTGGACTACGGCGCACCGGCTCAGGTGCTGACCAGCGATCTGGTGCAGGAAGCGTTCGGCGTCGAGTGTCTGATCCATCCCGACCCGGCGACCGGGACACCGATGGTCGTTCCCCTCGATCCGCGCCGATCGCGTCAATCGGTCGGCGACCCGACCTAGACTCGACGATGCAGCTGGTTCGCCGGCGTGGTCATGAGGAGCCCCTCGTAAGGCCACGCACGGTGTCGAGCCGCGGATGGCGTACGCGTCGCCCGCGGTGAGAGGGAACCCGGTGAGACTCCGGGACTGTCCCGCAGCGGTGAGTGGGAACGAACGCCGTCACGAGCACTGGGTACGCCTGGGAAGCGATGGCCATTAGGTGCGGCAACCGCCGCGCGCCCACGAGTCCGAAGACCTGCCGGTTGCGCCGGGTACGCCGTATCCGGCGGTCACCGCCTCGTGGACAGGGCGCAGACCTCTTCGACTCGCCGGCGTGTTCGTCGCGCGGGTCGTCCTGGTGCTGTGCCCGTTGGGTGGAGACCGTCCCCACTGCACCAGGGAGATCACTCTCGTGACAACACCATTCACCGCCACCGTTCTCGGGCTTCCGCGCATCGGGCCGAAGCGTGAGCTGAAGAAGGCCGTCGAGTCCTACTGGGCCGGCCGCATCGACGCCGACGACCTTGCGGAGCAAGCTCGCGCGTTGCGTGAGCGTCAGCTGCGCGAGCTCGCCGATGCCGGGCTCGACTCGATTCCCGTCGGCACGTTCAGCTATTACGACCAGATCCTCGACACCGCAGTCATGCTCGGCGCTCTGCCCGAGCGCTACGCCACGGTGGACGAGCCGATCGACCAGTACTTCGCTGCCGCCCGTGGCACCGAGGAGCTCGCGCCATTGGAGATGACGAAGTGGTTCGACACCAACTACCACTACATCGTCCCGGAGATCGCGCCGGCGACGACGTTCTCCCTCCATCCCGAGAAGCTGCTCGCCGAGCTCCAGGAGGCGAAAACCCTTGGTGTCGCTGCTCGTCCGGTTGTTGTTGGGCCGGTGACGTTCCTCAAGCTGGCCAAGGCCGTCGGCTCCGACGAGCCGCTGATCGCGCGCGTTGCCGAGCTCGTTCCGCTGTACGTCGACCTGCTGGGTCAGCTCGCCGCTGCCGGTGCCGAGTGGGTCCAGCTCGACGAGCCGTCCCTGGTCACGGACCTGAATCCGGACGAGCTGGGGCTGGTGCGATCGACGTACGACGCCTTGTCGGCAGCCGAGAACCGGCCGGCCATCCTGGTCGCGACGTACTTCGGGCGGCTCGGTGAAGCGGCCTCGGCGCTCGCGTCCGTCGAGGGCATCGCGGTGGATCTGGTGGCCGGCTCGGAGCCGGACGCTGCGGCGCTGAAGGGCAAGCACGTCGTTGCCGGTGTCGTCGACGGGCGCAATGTGTGGCGTACCGACCCGGACCGTGCGCTCGCCGCGCTCGCTTCTTTGGAAGGGGTCGCTGCGTCGGTTGCGGTGTCCACGTCCTGCTCGCTGCTCCACGTCCCGTACTCGCTGGACGCGGAGCGCGATTTGGATGTGTCGCTGCGGTCGTGGCTTGCCTTCGGCGCGGAGAAGGTCCGGGAGGTCTGCGCGCTTGCGTCAGCGCACGGTAGCGCCGGTCACGAGCCAGCCGAGCTCGAGCTCACGCGGGCGGCGTTCGGTGCGCGCAGGAACGACCCGCGCCTTCGCCGAGCGGAGGTTCACGACCGACTGGCGGGTCTGAAAGACATTGACCGCCAACGGCTTCCGGCCGCGCGTCGTCGTGAGCTGCAGGCCGAGCACCTCGGGCTGCCACTGCTGCCGACCACGACCATCGGCTCGTTCCCGCAGACCGCGCGCATTCGTACGGCACGAGCGGACCTGCGCAAGGGACGCATCGATCAGGACGCGTACGTGCGGCAGATGCATGCCGAGATCGACGAGGTCCTGCACCTGCAGGAACGCCTCGGCCTGGATGTCCTGGTCCACGGTGAGCCGGAGCGCAACGACATGGTCCAGTACTTCGCCGAGCAGCTCGACGGCTTCGCGGCGACCGCCAACGGCTGGGTTCAGTCGTACGGCTCGCGCTGTGTGCGGCCACCGATCCTGTACGGCGATGTCACCCGCCCTCGGGCGATGACGCTGGACTGGATCGGCTACGCACAGTCGCGGACCGACAAGCTGGTCAAGGGCATGCTCACCGGACCGGTCACGATCCTGGCGTGGTCGTTCGTTCGTGACGACCAACCGTTGAGTGATACGGCCGATCAGGTGGCGCTGGCGATCCGGGACGAGACGGTCGACCTCGAACGGGCCGGTGTCCGCGTCGTCCAGGTCGACGAGCCCGCGCTGCGAGAGCTGTTGCCGCTGCGTGCTGCCGAGCAGCGTGCGTACCTCGGGTGGGCGGTCGATGCCTTCCGCCTCGCGACCTCAGGTGTGGCGGACGAGACGCAGGTGCACACGCACCTGTGCTACTCCGAGTTCGGCGAGGTCATCGAGGCAATCGCCGGCCTCGACGCCGACGTCACGTCGATCGAGGCGGCGCGTTCGCACATGGAGGTGCTCGACGACCTGAACGACGTGGGCTTCGACCTGGGCGTCGGGCCGGGTGTCTACGACATCCACTCGCCGCGGGTGCCGAGCGTCGAGGAGATGGTGGCCTCGTTGGAGGCCGCGCTGAAAGCCGTTCCAGCAGAACGCCTTTGGGTCAATCCTGACTGTGGGCTGAAGACCCGCGGCAACAGTGAGGTCGAGGCCTCCCTGCACAACCTGGTCGCCGCAGCCAAGCAGGTCCGCACCCACGCTGGTTGAGCCGCCACCCCGCTGGTTGAGCCGCCGGCTCAACCAGCGGGGTCGGTAGGGGGTGCTTGGAGAAGTACAACGAGGTTGTACATATCCACAACCTTGTTGTACTTCTCCACGAGACACGTCGCTACTCCGCTAACGCTCCGCCGGCTCTGCCAGCGTGCGCCGGGAGTCCTGGATCGCCTGCCGGCGGGCGAGGCGGTGGGCTCGCCGGATCGTCGCCTCCCGAAACCTGCGCTGCTCCTCATCGGTGGTGGGTCGGAGGTCGCGCACGGACCGCGGGGTGCCGTCGTCGCTGACCGCGACCATCACGAGGTACGCCGTCGCCACGTGGACGGGCGCGCTGAGCTCGTCCCAGCGGGTGGTCTCCACCCGAGCGCCGACCTCCATGGACGTACGTCCCGCCCAGTTGACCTGCGCGTTCACCGTGACGACGTCCCCGACGCGGACCGGCGCGAGGAACAGCATCTCGTCCATCGACGCCGTGACGGCCGGGCCACCGGAGTAGCGCGCCGCGACCGTGCCTGCTGCGTCGTCGACGAGCTTCATGATCTTGCCGCCGTGCACGGTGCCCATCAGGTTGGTGTCATGCGCGCTCATGATGTGCGCCAACGTCAGCCGGGTGTCCGACGGCGTGGGCGCCAGGTCGTCAGCCATGCCCGGCCACCGTGAGCGCGACGAGGGACAGGTCGAGGGCGATGACCGCAGCCGTGATCGTTGTGACCACGGCACTGAGGATGCGGCCGTTGCGCCAGGCACCCATCGCAGCCCCGTCTCTGGTCGCGCGGACCAACGGCACCAGCGCGAACGGCAGCCCGAGGGCCAGCACGACCTGCGAGAGCACCAGGACCGAGAGCGGCTCCTGACCCGACGCCAGGAGACCCAGGGCCGGCACGAGAGTCACGCATCGGCGTACGACGGTGGGCACCTTGCGACGCAGCAGGCCCGCCATGATCGACGCCCCGGCCTGGGTGCCGACCGCGGTGGAGGACAGCCCGCTGACCAGGAGCGCCACGAGGAAGGCCGTGCCCGCTCCATGGCCCACCCGTTCGGCCAGACCGGCCGCCGCACCACCGAGGGAGTCGTCGTCCGAACCGCGGAGCGCTGTCGCGCCGAGCACCAGCATGGAGACATTGATGCTTCCGGCGACGACCATCGCCACGGTCACGTCGATCCGCGTCCACCGCAACCGAGTCGCAAGATCGCCCGTCGCAGAACGGTTCTCGGCCGTCAGCGAGGAGTGCAGATAGACCGCGTGCGGCATCACCGTCGCGCCGACGATACCTGCGGCGAGCAGGACGGTGTCGACGCCGGCGAGACCAGGCACGAGGCCGCCGCCGATCTCACGCAGGCCGGCCGGTTCGCGGACGATACCCACCGCGAAACCAACGCCGATTCCCAGCAGCGACAAGGCGCAGAGAGCCTCGAAAGCCTTGGCGCCCAGGCGGTCCCGTACTGCGAGGACCACCATGCTGACCACAGCCGCAATCAGACCGGCGAGCACGAGGGGCACGCCGAAGAGCAGGTTCATGGCCACCGCCGCTCCGATGACTTCCGCGACATCCGTTGCCACAGCGACGATCTCGGCCTGTGCCCAGTACGCCAGGCGACTCCGACGGGAGAGCCGGCGGCCGACGTACGATGGCAGCGACGCACCCGAGACGATGCCGAGCTTGGCCGAGAGGTACTGCACCGGACCGGCCATCAACGTCGCGAGAACGACGACCCACAGCAGCAGGAAACCGTGTCCGGCGCCAGCGGCCGTGTTGGTCGCGATGTTGCCCGGGTCGACGTACGCCACCGCAGCGACGAAGGCGGGACCGAGCGCGAGCGCGGTCGTACGCCGGCCGGTCGCCCGGCCGTCCGCGGTCGCCTCCGCGGTGGCCTCCGCGGACGGTCGAGCCGTGAGAACTGTTGCCATTGCTACGAACCAGCCTTGGCATCAACCTCGTAGGACGTGTTGATCGCCTCGAAGAAGTTGACGAGCTGGAGCGTGTCATTGGCCGTAGCCATCCACTTGGCCGGGTTGCTGACGTTGAAGTGCGGCTCGAAGCCGAGCTCCTCCAGTCGTCGGTCGGCGAGGTATCGGACATAGGTGTTGATGTAGTCCGCGTTGAGGCCGAGGATGCCGTTCGGGAGCAGGTCGTGGTTGTAGCGCTCCTCCATCTCGACGCCGTCCAGGATCATCTGGCGGATCTCGGCGGCGAACTCTTCGGTCTGCAGGTCCGGGTTCTCCTCCATGACCGTGAGGATCAGGTTGATCCCGAACTTCAGGTGCAGCGACTCGTCCCGCACGATCCAGTCGATCAGCGCGCCGAAGTTGCGCAGCAGGTTCCGCTGACGGAACGACAGCGCCACCATGAAGCCGCTGTAGAACCAGATGCCCTCGAGAATTACGTTGTACGCCACCAGGTTTCGGACGAAGTCCTGCTTGCCCTCGGTGGTGGTGATGTCCAGCGTCTGCTCCGACATCCGCTGGATGTAGCGGACCTCGAACTCCTCCTTGGCAGCCATCGACGGGATCTCGACGTGCGCGGCGTACGCTTCGTCGCGATCGATCGGGAACGTCTCCAGGACGTACTCGAAGGCGACGCAGTGGTTGGCCTCCTCCCACATCTGCTTGGCGAGGTAGAGGTGCGCCTCGGGGGCGTTGATGTAGGGGTAGACGCCGAAGGCAAGGGCCTTGTTGACGAGCAGCTCGTTGGGGTTGAAGTAGCTCATCAGGAAGGTGACGGCGTGCCGCTCCTCCTCGGTCATCCGCTGGAAGTCGCTCAGGTCCTCCCCGAGCTGAACCTCATGCGGGAACCAGGTGTTCGCGACGGCCTGGTTGTAGAGCTCGTACGCCCAGTCGTAGCGAATCGGCTTGAGCAGCAATCCTTCTGAGATGCCGGTGCCGAGGATCTGGGTCTGAGTCGTCTGAGTAGTCACTGGCAGGCCTCGCAGTTCAGGAGCTCTTGGGGGTCGGTCGGGCAGACGAGCGGTTCGGCGTCGTCCTCGAGCACGGGGACGAGAGGGGCTGCGACCGGCGCGGGAGCGGGCGGCGCGACGGGTGCAGGCGCTGGCGGGGGAGAGGCGACAGCCGACGTACGACGGGCGAAGCCGAAGCCTCCGCCGCTGCGTCCCGACGACTTCGCCTTGTTGACGGACACCGTCGACTGCTCGGCCGTGTGCCGCGGCTTCATGTGCAGGTAGTAGGTCGTCTTGACGCCCTTGCGCCAGGCGGCCGAGTAGATCCGGGTCATCTCGCCCAGGTCGCGCGTCTCGAGATACATGTTGCGGCTGATGGCCTGGTCGATCCACTTCTGCGCGCGTGCCGCGACTTCGAGGTACGCGTCCGGCGCCAGCTGGAAGGAAGTCCGATAGATCTCGCGCAGGTCATCGGGGATGTCCTCGACGTTCGACAAGTCACCCTGCGAGCGCAGCAGGTCCTCGCGCACCCGCTCCCAGAGCCCGCGCTCCTGCAGCGCCGCGACCAGGTTGCGGTTGACCTCCAGGAACTTGCCCGATGACGTCGCGCGACTGAACAGCTGCGAGAACTGCGGGTCGAGCCCGGGCGTCGTGCCGGCCACCAGACCGATGGACGCGGTGGGAGCGATCGCCATCAGCGTGGCGTTGCGCATGCCGCCAGCAACCTTGCTGCGCAAGGCATCCCAGTCGAGCCGCGACGTACGGACCACGTCGACATCGACACCTCGACGGGCGGCCTGGACGTCGAGGGTGTCGAACGGCACCAGCCCGCGTGACCAGCCTGAACCCTCGAAGTTCGGGTACGCCCCTCGCTCCTGGGCGAGGTCAGCGGACTCGTCGATCGCGTGCCAGCTCACGAACTCCACCAGCTGGTCGATGAGGTCGTACGCCGCCTCGCTCTCGTAGGAGATGCCGAGGCGTTCGCATACCTCGGTGAAGCCCATGACGCCGAGCCCGATCGCTCGGTTCTGGTCGTTGGAGAACTCCGACTCGGGCACCGAGGAGCGGGTGATGTCGATGAGGTTGTCGAGCTGTCGGACCGCGAGCCGCGCGCTCTCCGCGAGCCGATCCCAGTCCCACTCACCGTCGACGAGGTGGCGGGAGAAGTTGATGGAAGCCAGGTTGCAGACCGCCACGTTGTCGCGGTCTTGAGGGAGCGTGATCTCGGTGCACAAGTTGGACAGGTGGATCGTGCCGGTGTTGTCGTTGAGCGCCCGCAGGTTGATCGAGTCCTTCCAGGTCAGCCACGGGTGCGACGTCGTCTGCAGTGACACGAGGATCGCGGTCATCTGCTCACGAGCGCGAATCTTCTTGAACGCCTGCATCTTTCCTGCCTCGGCGAGCGCGACGTACTCGGCGTACCGTGCGGAGAACTCGTCCCCGACCAGCTCGACGAGGTCGGGTGTCTCCAGAGGGTCGAAGAGGTACCAGGCCGCGTCGGCCTCGACGCGCTTCATGAACTCGTCGGAGATCCAGACGGCGGTGTTGGCGGTGCGGGCGCGGCGATAGGGGTCACCGGCGTTCTGACGCAGGTCGAGGAACTGCGGGAAGTCGAGGTGCCAGTTCTCCATGTAGAAGCAGAGCGCGCCGAACTTCTTGCCGCCGCGAGATACGGCCCGCAGGATCGAGTCGACGGTGTGCATGAACGGGATCGGCCCGGTGGAGCTGGTGTTGTTCGACCGGATCGGCGAGCCCTCCGAGCGGAGCTTGGTGACCGAAAGGCCAATGCCACCAGTGCCTTTGGTGAGCCACATGACGTCGCGCATCGACTTGGCGATGTGCTCCATGTCGTCGTCCATCTGCATGACGAAGCAGTTGGACAGCTGCGGGGTGATCGTCCCCGCGTTGACCAGGGTCGAGCCCGCGGCGAGGTAGTCGAGGCTGGACATCTTCCGATAGAAGCGGATGGCCGCCTGGGTCGGATCCTTCTCGTTGACCGAGAGGCCCATCGAGACCCGCATCCAGAAGTACGCCGGCACCTCCAGCGGCCGCTTCGCCGGACCCGTTGCCATATAACGGTTTCGGAGGGTGATGATGCCGATGTAGCGCAGCCCGTCGTCGAGATGATGGTCCAGCGCTGCGGCCAGCTCTTCCAGGTTGAACGCCGAGGCGAGCCGTGGGTCGAAGAGCCCGTCCTCGACGGCCTCGCGGATGTAGCCGGGAAAGCGTGCCTGGTGCAGCAGCGCGAGCTCGGTCTGCGTCTCGAAGTCGCCGAGTACGTTCTTGTAGATCGTCTTCAGCAGCAGCCGCGAGGCGACCACGTCGAAGTCCGGGTGGTCCTTCACGTTCTGCACGGCCACCTGGATGGCGGCTTCGTCGAGCTGCTCGGTCGTGATGCCGTCGAAGAGCGTGATCTCCAGCTCCGAGGCGATCTGCATCGTCATCGACATCGCGTCGGGCAGGCCCTCGGCGGCACGTTCGATGGCGCGGTTGATGCGGTCGGCGTTGTACGGCTCGCGCGATCCATCGCGCTTGGTGACATGGATGGTCGACATCCGGTCTCGTCCTCCCTCGCGGTCTGTGGTCAGCAGGCCGCGAGCGGTGAGCGGGGGACGAGGCATCGACGGTCGCCAGAGGCGCGACCGACGTACCCGCCCACCAGCCCTCCCACGAGGCCAGCAGACACAGCCGCCCGATGGGGCGGCTGCTTGCTGGCAGGTCTTCGGACTCGCGGGCACGGGCTGGTTGGCCCATCTACTGGCCGTCGCTTCCCAGGCTGTAAGCCCAGTGCGTCATGACGGCTGTCGTTCCCACTCACCGCTGCGGGGCAGTCCCGGACTCACACCGGGTTCCCTCTTACGACGACCTCACATCTGGAACATATGGGGTCGAACCAGCAACATGACCACCATATGTGGGGGTGTTCGCGACACGCTAGCCACAGATGTCGTGGACATCGACCTAAGCCGGTGCTACCCGCACCCCGCCGGTCGAGTGGCCGGAGCGCTAGCGGAGGCGTATCGAGACCCGGTGCGTGCAAGGGAGACTCAAGCGCTCGAGGTTGCCTGGTTTCGACTCGGCTCCGCTGGCTCAACCGACGGACCTGCTACGGTCGTTCAACCGACGGTGCTATAAAAGCAACAGGAGACACGATGCCGCAGATCATCTCGGGCGCGTTCCACTACGCGCGGGTTCACCCTGATCAGTGGCGTCCTCGCCTCGAGCTCTGTCGTGCCATGGGTCTGGACACGATCGAGACCTATGTCCCGTGGAATCTGCACGAGCCGCAGCCCGGCGACTTCCGGTTCGACGGGTTCGCCGACATCGAGGCGTTCCTCGAGCAGGTCGCGACCGCCGGTCTCCAGGCGATCGTGCGGCCAGGCCCGTACATCTGCGCCGAGTGGGACAACGGTGGGCTCCCCGCGTGGCTGACCGGCACGCCAGATATCCACATCCGCACGGCCGACTCGACCTATCTCGAGGCCGTCGACCGATGGTTCGACGAGCTCATCCCGCGCATCGCGGCCCGCCAGGTCACGAGAGGCGGCAACGTGACAATGCTGCAGATCGAGAACGAATATGGCTCGTACGGCAGCGATCTGGCCTATCTCACTCACCTCCGTGATGGACTGCGGGCGCGCGGTATCGACGTCCCGCTGTTCACCTCCGACGGTCCTGGCGATCACATGCTCACCGGCGGCACGATCGACGGTGCGGCGGCGACCGTGAACTTCGGCAGCAAGCCGACTGAGGCGTTCGACACGCTCCGCCGACACCGTCCGCGAGATCCGTTGTTCTGCATGGAGTTCTGGAACGGATGGTTCGACCACTGGGGCGAGAAGCATCACGTCCGAGCAGCGAGCGACGTCGCGGCGACGCTGGACGAGATGCTCTCCATGGGTGCCAGCGTCAACTTCTACATGGTCCACGGCGGCACGAGCTTCGGCGTCACCGCTGGCGCCAACCACGACGGCAGCTATCTGCCGACAGTCACCTCCTACGACTACGACGCACCGATCGACGAGGCAGGTCGTCCCACTGAGAAGTACTGGGCCTACCGCGAGGTGATCGGCCGCCACCGCGAGATCCCAGCGCCGCCCGAGCCGGCCGAGCCGGCCGTTCTCCCGCAGACGACCGTCGCGCTCGACTCGGCCGTGTCGCTGCGCGCCGCGTGGGACACGATCGCGACCGGCGGGCACAGATCACCGCACCCACCGACGTACGAGGAGCTCGGCATCTCCCACGGGCTCGTCCGGTACCGCGCGCACCTGCGCGGGCCGCGCCAGGCGTACCCACTCACCCTGCCCGGTGTCGCCGACCGAGCGCATGTGTACGCCGGCGGTGAGCTCCTCGGCATCGTCAATCGTGACGACGACGCAGCCTTCGAGCTGGAGGTCCCGGCCGAAGGTCTCGATCTGGAGGTCCTCGTCGAGTCGATGGGCCGGGTGAACTACGGAGTCCACACCGGTGAGCGCAAG includes these proteins:
- a CDS encoding Nramp family divalent metal transporter, which produces MATVLTARPSAEATAEATADGRATGRRTTALALGPAFVAAVAYVDPGNIATNTAAGAGHGFLLLWVVVLATLMAGPVQYLSAKLGIVSGASLPSYVGRRLSRRSRLAYWAQAEIVAVATDVAEVIGAAVAMNLLFGVPLVLAGLIAAVVSMVVLAVRDRLGAKAFEALCALSLLGIGVGFAVGIVREPAGLREIGGGLVPGLAGVDTVLLAAGIVGATVMPHAVYLHSSLTAENRSATGDLATRLRWTRIDVTVAMVVAGSINVSMLVLGATALRGSDDDSLGGAAAGLAERVGHGAGTAFLVALLVSGLSSTAVGTQAGASIMAGLLRRKVPTVVRRCVTLVPALGLLASGQEPLSVLVLSQVVLALGLPFALVPLVRATRDGAAMGAWRNGRILSAVVTTITAAVIALDLSLVALTVAGHG
- a CDS encoding acyl-CoA thioesterase, producing the protein MADDLAPTPSDTRLTLAHIMSAHDTNLMGTVHGGKIMKLVDDAAGTVAARYSGGPAVTASMDEMLFLAPVRVGDVVTVNAQVNWAGRTSMEVGARVETTRWDELSAPVHVATAYLVMVAVSDDGTPRSVRDLRPTTDEEQRRFREATIRRAHRLARRQAIQDSRRTLAEPAER
- the metE gene encoding 5-methyltetrahydropteroyltriglutamate--homocysteine S-methyltransferase, which produces MTTPFTATVLGLPRIGPKRELKKAVESYWAGRIDADDLAEQARALRERQLRELADAGLDSIPVGTFSYYDQILDTAVMLGALPERYATVDEPIDQYFAAARGTEELAPLEMTKWFDTNYHYIVPEIAPATTFSLHPEKLLAELQEAKTLGVAARPVVVGPVTFLKLAKAVGSDEPLIARVAELVPLYVDLLGQLAAAGAEWVQLDEPSLVTDLNPDELGLVRSTYDALSAAENRPAILVATYFGRLGEAASALASVEGIAVDLVAGSEPDAAALKGKHVVAGVVDGRNVWRTDPDRALAALASLEGVAASVAVSTSCSLLHVPYSLDAERDLDVSLRSWLAFGAEKVREVCALASAHGSAGHEPAELELTRAAFGARRNDPRLRRAEVHDRLAGLKDIDRQRLPAARRRELQAEHLGLPLLPTTTIGSFPQTARIRTARADLRKGRIDQDAYVRQMHAEIDEVLHLQERLGLDVLVHGEPERNDMVQYFAEQLDGFAATANGWVQSYGSRCVRPPILYGDVTRPRAMTLDWIGYAQSRTDKLVKGMLTGPVTILAWSFVRDDQPLSDTADQVALAIRDETVDLERAGVRVVQVDEPALRELLPLRAAEQRAYLGWAVDAFRLATSGVADETQVHTHLCYSEFGEVIEAIAGLDADVTSIEAARSHMEVLDDLNDVGFDLGVGPGVYDIHSPRVPSVEEMVASLEAALKAVPAERLWVNPDCGLKTRGNSEVEASLHNLVAAAKQVRTHAG
- a CDS encoding FecCD family ABC transporter permease, coding for MSASSQVDVSIPGSLAIRVGGFGVRVSVRTLGVVLALLAIVALVAVVALGTGDYSLGPARVVHALLGSPDMPFDKVVVSQWRLPRVLGAVVIGAALGMSGAIFQSMTRNPLGSPDIIGFESGAVTGALVMIVIVGSASTQVAGAAIVGGFASAATVYVLAYRRGVQGFRLILTGIAIGAMLLSVNQWLVSVADPGAAMTANVWTVGTLTDIGWSKVDPVLLAVVGLSVVMVFLARPMHLLELGDDVARARGVRPDRTRIAMLVVGVLLTATATAAAGPISFVSLCAPQLARRVTGTPGVTVAASGAMGAALLLVSDTVSSRLLGGLPVGAITVCLGGTYFVWLLIREARR
- a CDS encoding ABC transporter ATP-binding protein, giving the protein MTELDPRSARLSGRGLTLAYDNRVISEQLDVVIPDGSFTVIVGPNACGKSTLLRALGNLLRPVSGAVVLDGKDIHSYPAKEVARRLGLLPQTAIAPDGITVADLVGRGRFPHQSLLRQWTREDEVAVQEAMIRTTVQDLAHRHVDELSGGQRQRVWLAMVLAQQTPILMLDEPTTYLDIAHQLDVLELCRDLNEHSGHTVVAVLHDLNHAARYATHLIAMRDGAVLDYGAPAQVLTSDLVQEAFGVECLIHPDPATGTPMVVPLDPRRSRQSVGDPT
- a CDS encoding FecCD family ABC transporter permease: MAVVALSLVIGSRVLGLDEVWHGLTTAHSVGDDSVVRRLRVPRTAIGLLAGIALGLSGAIMQAVTRNPLADPGLLGVNAGATLCVVLASWLFGIGSVLGLVWFALAGAAVASVAVYAIGTAGRGGASPVRLALAGVAVTAVLNGIVQVTLLRDPLTFERFRFWRVGSLTRADGAMVWQLLPFVVVGTLIALSLGRLLNAVALGDDMARSLGGSVRRTRAASVIAVTLLCGAATAAVGPISFVGLMIPHIARRIVGPDQRWILAYTVVLAPLLLVTADIVGRLVVRPAELQVGLVTALLGAPVLVWVVRRGRLSEL
- a CDS encoding ribonucleotide-diphosphate reductase subunit beta, whose amino-acid sequence is MTTQTTQTQILGTGISEGLLLKPIRYDWAYELYNQAVANTWFPHEVQLGEDLSDFQRMTEEERHAVTFLMSYFNPNELLVNKALAFGVYPYINAPEAHLYLAKQMWEEANHCVAFEYVLETFPIDRDEAYAAHVEIPSMAAKEEFEVRYIQRMSEQTLDITTTEGKQDFVRNLVAYNVILEGIWFYSGFMVALSFRQRNLLRNFGALIDWIVRDESLHLKFGINLILTVMEENPDLQTEEFAAEIRQMILDGVEMEERYNHDLLPNGILGLNADYINTYVRYLADRRLEELGFEPHFNVSNPAKWMATANDTLQLVNFFEAINTSYEVDAKAGS